A window of Phycobacter azelaicus contains these coding sequences:
- a CDS encoding homoserine dehydrogenase, whose translation MTEPLRLGIAGLGTVGVGVVRIIRRQAELLEARTGRPIVITAVSARDAEKDRGVSLSSYAWETDPVSLARRDDVDVFVELMGGHEGAAKEATEAALASGKDVVTANKALLAIHGQALAEQAEAAGRVIRFEAAVAGGIPVIKSLTEGLAGNEITRVMGVMNGTCNYILTQMEASGRGYNALFEECGRLGYLEADPNLDVGGIDAGHKLALLAAIAFGTKPDFCNVQLEGIQRIAIEDIRHAADMGFRIKLLGVAQKSARGLEQRMAPCLVPASSPLGQLEGGTNMVVIEGDAVDQIVLRGPGAGEGPTASAVLGDICDIARGFRISTFGQPATSLQEAPSAISGLPAPYYLRLSLQDKPGALAKVAAALGDAGVSIDRMRQYGHSEPTAPVLIVTHKCTSAMLDDAISGLASTGVVDGAPVALRIEEL comes from the coding sequence ATGACAGAGCCGCTTCGCCTTGGAATTGCAGGTTTGGGCACCGTCGGCGTAGGCGTGGTGAGAATCATTCGCCGCCAGGCCGAACTGCTTGAGGCGCGAACTGGCCGTCCGATCGTGATCACCGCCGTGTCGGCCCGTGATGCAGAGAAGGACCGCGGCGTGTCCCTCTCCTCCTACGCCTGGGAGACAGATCCAGTCTCACTCGCCCGGCGTGACGATGTGGACGTCTTTGTGGAACTGATGGGCGGTCATGAAGGCGCTGCCAAGGAGGCGACCGAAGCCGCTCTGGCGTCGGGCAAGGATGTTGTGACTGCAAACAAAGCACTCTTGGCGATTCACGGACAAGCCTTAGCCGAGCAGGCCGAGGCAGCAGGTCGCGTGATCCGTTTTGAAGCCGCCGTTGCAGGTGGCATTCCAGTGATCAAATCCCTTACTGAGGGCCTTGCAGGGAATGAAATCACACGCGTCATGGGCGTGATGAACGGCACCTGCAACTATATCCTGACCCAGATGGAAGCCTCCGGTCGCGGATATAACGCACTGTTTGAGGAATGCGGGCGCCTTGGTTACTTGGAAGCGGATCCGAACCTGGACGTGGGCGGGATCGATGCCGGTCACAAACTGGCGCTCTTGGCCGCGATCGCCTTTGGCACCAAGCCCGATTTCTGCAATGTCCAGCTCGAAGGTATCCAGCGCATCGCCATCGAAGACATCCGCCATGCGGCGGACATGGGCTTCCGGATCAAACTCCTTGGTGTGGCCCAGAAATCCGCCCGCGGCCTTGAGCAGCGCATGGCGCCCTGCCTCGTGCCTGCGAGTTCTCCGCTTGGTCAGCTTGAAGGCGGCACCAACATGGTCGTGATCGAAGGCGATGCCGTGGATCAAATCGTTCTGCGCGGTCCAGGCGCCGGTGAAGGACCGACCGCCAGCGCCGTCCTTGGCGATATCTGCGATATCGCGCGGGGGTTCCGCATCTCTACTTTCGGCCAGCCAGCGACATCCTTGCAAGAGGCGCCTTCGGCAATTTCTGGCCTGCCCGCTCCCTACTACCTGCGATTGTCACTGCAGGACAAACCGGGCGCGCTGGCAAAAGTTGCCGCGGCCTTGGGTGATGCCGGCGTTTCAATTGACCGGATGCGCCAGTATGGACATTCCGAACCCACGGCCCCGGTCCTTATCGTCACCCATAAATGCACCAGCGCCATGCTCGATGATGCCATTTCCGGCCTGGCGTCCACGGGCGTGGTTGATGGCGCCCCGGTGGCCCTGCGCATTGAAGAACTCTGA
- a CDS encoding TetR/AcrR family transcriptional regulator, with translation MARTQGSHSDITGPRIREAALRLFAQHGFAAVSMRQIAADVGVQAGALYNYTSDKQSLLFSLMQGHMSDLIEAWKSQPTTDNAVSELERFVRFHIRYHMERPDAVFIAYMELRNLTAENFATIEAMRGSYENALETVLKQGVTEGVFQIPDTKIATLAVIAMLNGVMTWYRAGGRLSLEEVETIYWDMVRKAVSA, from the coding sequence ATGGCACGTACGCAAGGCTCTCATTCCGATATCACTGGCCCGCGCATTCGCGAAGCGGCGCTGAGGCTGTTTGCGCAGCATGGCTTCGCGGCGGTCTCCATGCGGCAAATCGCGGCGGATGTGGGCGTACAGGCAGGAGCTTTGTACAACTACACCTCTGACAAGCAGAGCCTGTTGTTCAGCCTCATGCAGGGCCACATGAGTGATCTGATCGAGGCTTGGAAGAGCCAGCCTACGACGGACAATGCGGTGAGCGAGCTGGAGCGTTTTGTGCGCTTCCACATCCGCTATCACATGGAGCGCCCGGACGCGGTTTTTATCGCATACATGGAACTGCGCAATCTGACGGCAGAAAACTTCGCCACGATCGAAGCGATGCGCGGCAGCTATGAGAATGCGTTGGAAACCGTTCTAAAGCAGGGGGTGACCGAAGGGGTTTTCCAGATCCCGGATACCAAAATCGCCACGCTGGCGGTGATTGCCATGCTGAACGGGGTGATGACCTGGTATCGCGCGGGTGGCCGATTGTCGCTGGAAGAGGTCGAAACGATCTATTGGGACATGGTGCGCAAGGCCGTTTCGGCCTGA
- a CDS encoding pirin family protein, whose amino-acid sequence MSIRPILETRNAMPTMEGAGVKLHRAFGFQDPSELDPFLLFDDFRNEFPQDYLRGFPWHPHRGIETITYVLSGTVEHGDSLGNTGTLGAGDVQWMTAGSGILHQEMPKGNINGQMHGFQLWGNLPSSQKMTAPRYQDVQGKDIPEIIDDDGTRVKVIVGEFWGKTGPVDGIAADPQYLDVYVPAGVRKTFKIDTYRRAFAYIFEGQGAFVDASRPQGVLLEKEVAGEELHIRDMSGDRTLVRFGTGDEITVQAGPDGIRFLLISGAPIEEPVAWHGPIVMNTQEELRQAFRDLNNGTFIKPAH is encoded by the coding sequence ATGTCCATCAGACCAATCCTCGAGACCCGCAACGCCATGCCCACGATGGAGGGCGCCGGCGTGAAACTGCATCGCGCCTTCGGTTTTCAGGACCCGAGCGAGCTGGACCCGTTTCTGCTGTTCGACGATTTTCGCAATGAGTTCCCGCAGGACTATCTACGTGGCTTTCCCTGGCACCCGCACCGGGGGATCGAGACGATCACCTATGTACTTTCGGGAACCGTGGAACATGGCGACTCACTCGGCAACACCGGCACACTCGGCGCCGGCGACGTGCAATGGATGACCGCCGGCTCCGGAATCCTGCATCAGGAGATGCCGAAAGGAAACATCAACGGTCAGATGCATGGCTTCCAGCTTTGGGGCAACCTTCCCTCCAGCCAGAAGATGACCGCGCCTCGCTATCAGGATGTTCAAGGCAAGGACATCCCCGAGATCATCGACGACGACGGCACCCGCGTGAAAGTCATCGTGGGTGAGTTTTGGGGAAAAACCGGCCCGGTGGACGGTATCGCTGCCGATCCACAATACCTGGATGTCTATGTGCCGGCCGGTGTGCGCAAGACCTTCAAGATCGATACCTATCGCCGGGCCTTCGCCTATATATTCGAGGGGCAAGGCGCCTTTGTGGACGCCTCGCGCCCACAAGGGGTACTGCTGGAAAAAGAGGTTGCCGGAGAAGAATTGCACATTAGGGATATGTCAGGCGACCGCACCCTGGTGCGCTTTGGCACCGGCGATGAGATCACCGTTCAGGCCGGTCCGGACGGCATTCGTTTTCTGCTGATTTCCGGCGCACCGATCGAGGAACCCGTCGCCTGGCACGGCCCCATTGTGATGAACACCCAGGAAGAGCTGCGCCAGGCCTTTCGGGATTTGAACAACGGCACCTTCATCAAACCAGCGCATTGA